The following coding sequences lie in one Corticium candelabrum chromosome 10, ooCorCand1.1, whole genome shotgun sequence genomic window:
- the LOC134185274 gene encoding neuropeptide Y receptor type 1-like, with amino-acid sequence MMNISENGSHPRLQGVTSVSFHVTVWTLSLLGIIGNTLVIIWRCSRRKESRFHLVSLLIVNLAFSDILFCTQFVLREVMLVRPIFNHCDNVSYPFTETDSTMCITSSFLVCLSCNCIVLAAVAIALHTFLSVDERRWTKPIVVTVVAAGWIFSLILSGVASQQLAKDLNVYYIIPDKSAKIFSLIVVYGCFGDRRRLFPVIITLLTVISSMICCFLYIGFCIKFRRLSNRLGGNEMRERHARSFIALQIRFAFVVVLNLACWVLACALYWDSYFNNRTVFKGNFDPEVPEPALLIAIIVSAANPIIYTVSCDPCIKLLKCLVNFTRHSENEQRQLLLH; translated from the coding sequence ATGATGAATATTAGTGAAAACGGGAGCCATCCACGTCTACAAGGTGTAACATCGGTTTCTTTCCACGTCACTGTGTGGACGCTATCTCTATTGGGAATTATCGGCAACACTCTAGTCATCATCTGGCGTTGTTCTCGGAGGAAAGAGTCACGCTTTCATCTCGTGTCTCTCTTGATTGTCAACCTCGCATTTTCGGACATTCTCTTTTGCACTCAGTTTGTGTTGCGAGAAGTGATGCTCGTCCGCCCTATTTTTAATCACTGCGACAACGTCAGTTACCCATTTACCGAAACAGATTCCACCATGTGTATCACAAGCTCTTTTCTCGTGTGTCTCTCTTGCAACTGCATCGTCCTAGCGGCTGTAGCAATCGCGCTACACACGTTCTTGTCCGTTGACGAAAGACGTTGGACGAAACCGATAGTTGTGACGGTTGTGGCTGCAGGATGGATATTTTCGTTGATCTTGTCGGGTGTAGCTAGTCAACAACTGGCTAAAGACCTCAACGTTTACTACATAATACCAGACAAATCTGCAAAAATATTTTCTTTAATTGTCGTTTATGGATGTTTTGGGGATAGAAGAAGACTCTTTCCGGTCATCATTACTCTCTTGACTGTGATATCTTCTATGATATGCTGCTTTCTATACATCGGATTCTGCATCAAGTTTCGACGATTAAGCAACAGATTGGGAGGTAATGAAATGCGAGAAAGACACGCGAGAAGTTTCATTGCCTTGCAGATCCGCTTTGCTTTCGTAGTTGTGCTCAACCTAGCGTGCTGGGTGCTAGCGTGTGCTTTATACTGGGACTCTTACTTCAACAATCGCACGGTGTTTAAAGGAAATTTCGACCCCGAAGTACCAGAGCCTGCGTTGCTAATTGCTATCATTGTGAGCGCTGCTAATCCAATAATTTACACTGTGTCGTGTGACCCGTGCATCAAGTTACTCAAGTGCTTGGTCAATTTCACTCGTCATTCTGAAAACGAACAACGACAACTATTATTGCATTAG
- the LOC134185273 gene encoding uncharacterized protein LOC134185273, with amino-acid sequence MINSTNNSSASHQLPGITSIPFHLSLLIFSLLGIIGNTLVLVWRCTRRKDSRLHIVSLLIINLSFSDLLFCIQYLLREIMLVGAVFHSSEKSNYPFTNTDSSLCMTVVFLMFASSNCVVLTAVAIALHTLLSVTEKRWTKPTVVTVVAIGWMISLTLAGLATSNLQNHIRAFRSAESSVEFFSLIVMYGCTGDDRAEIYPVIVTGVNVSSSMICCFLYVGFCIKMRRIQTMWGSNTVSDKNREAFIEMQIRFAFIALLNLACWWPACGLYWYSYFSDRTVFKGNFNPKTPEAVFLSTIIVSAFNPVLYTVSWKWTVKLLRRICFRDRHFVNEER; translated from the coding sequence ATGATAAATTCTACGAACAACAGCAGCGCATCCCATCAACTGCCGGGAATCACATCAATTCCCTTCCACCTcagtctcttgatcttctctCTATTGGGAATCATCGGCAACACTCTCGTTCTCGTATGGCGCTGCACACGTCGGAAAGACTCGAGACTGCATATCGTCTCACTACTCATCATCAATCTCTCTTTCTCTGACCTCCTCTTCTGCATTCAATATCTTCTGCGTGAAATCATGCTGGTCGGTGCCGTCTTCCACTCTAGTGAGAAGAGCAATTACCCATTCACCAATACAGACTCGAGTCTCTGTATGACGGttgtctttctcatgtttgCTTCGTCCAACTGTGTCGTTCTGACGGCAGTCGCCATCGCTCTTCACACGTTGTTGTCCGTCACCGAAAAACGGTGGACGAAACCGACGGTCGTGACGGTCGTGGCTATCGGATGGATGATTTCACTTACACTGGCAGGTTTGGCTACCTCAAACTTGCAAAATCACATAAGAGCGTTTCGCTCGGCGGAATCATCTGTGGAATTTTTCTCTTTGATTGTCATGTACGGATGCACCGGAGACGACCGAGCAGAGATATACCCAGTAATCGTTACAGGTGTAAACGTTTCATCCTCTATGATATGCTGCTTTCTTTACGTCGGGTTCTGCATCAAGATGCGACGCATACAGACTATGTGGGGAAGCAATACCGTAAGTGATAAGAACAGAGAAGCTTTCATCGAGATGCAGATTCGTTTCGCTTTCATAGCGTTACTCAACTTGGCGTGCTGGTGGCCGGCATGTGGCCTCTACTGGTACTCGTACTTTTCTGATCGGACTGTCTTCAAAGGTAACTTCAATCCTAAAACGCCAGAAGCGGTTTTCTTGTCTACTATTATTGTGAGTGCGTTCAATCCTGTTCTTTACACGGTGTCGTGGAAATGGACTGTGAAGTTGCTGCGACGAATTTGCTTTCGTGATCGACATTTCGTAAATGAAGAACGGTAG
- the LOC134185271 gene encoding neuropeptide Y receptor type 1-like, with amino-acid sequence MMNISENGSHPRLQGVTSVSFHVSVWTLSLLGIIGNTLVIIWRCSRRKESRFHLVSLLIVNLAFSDILFCTQFVLREVMLVRPIFNHCDNVSYPFTETDSTMCITSFFLVCLSCNCIVLATVAIALHTFLSVDERRWTKPIVVTVVAAGWIFSLIFSSVASQQLAKDLNVYYMIPDKSAKIFSLIVVYRCFGDRRRLFPVIITLLTVISSMICCFLYIGFCIKFRRLSNRLGGNEMRERHARSFIALQIRFAFVVVLNLACWVPACALYWDSYFNNRTVFKGNFDPKVPEPAFLIAIIVSAANPIIYTMSCDPCIKLLKWLFNFTRHSENEQRQLLLH; translated from the coding sequence ATGATGAATATTAGTGAAAACGGTAGCCATCCACGTCTACAAGGTGTAACATCGGTTTCTTTCCACGTCAGTGTGTGGACGCTATCTCTTTTGGGAATTATCGGCAACACTCTAGTCATCATCTGGCGTTGTTCTCGGAGGAAAGAGTCACGCTTTCATCTCGTGTCTCTCTTGATTGTCAACCTCGCATTTTCGGACATTCTCTTTTGCACTCAGTTTGTGTTGCGAGAAGTGATGCTCGTCCGCCCTATTTTTAATCACTGCGACAACGTCAGTTACCCATTTACCGAAACAGATTCCACCATGTGTATCACAAGCTTTTTTCTCGTGTGTCTCTCTTGCAACTGCATCGTCCTAGCGACTGTAGCAATCGCGCTACACACGTTCTTGTCCGTTGACGAAAGGCGTTGGACGAAACCGATAGTTGTGACGGTTGTGGCTGCAGGATGGATATTTTCGTTGATCTTCTCAAGTGTAGCTAGTCAACAACTGGCTAAAGACCTCAACGTTTACTACATGATACCAGACAAATCTGCAAAAATATTTTCTTTGATTGTCGTTTATAGATGTTTTGGCGATAGAAGAAGACTCTTTCCGGTCATCATTACTCTCTTGACTGTGATATCTTCTATGATATGCTGCTTTCTATACATCGGATTCTGCATCAAGTTTCGACGATTAAGCAACAGATTGGGAGGTAATGAAATGCGAGAAAGACACGCGAGAAGTTTCATTGCCTTGCAGATCCGCTTTGCTTTCGTAGTTGTGCTCAACCTAGCGTGCTGGGTGCCAGCTTGTGCTTTATACTGGGACTCTTACTTCAACAATCGTACGGTGTTCAAAGGAAATTTCGACCCCAAAGTACCAGAGCCTGCGTTCCTAATTGCTATCATTGTGAGCGCTGCTAATCCAATAATTTACACTATGTCGTGTGACCCGTGCATCAAGTTACTCAAGTGGTTGTTCAATTTCACTCGTCATTCTGAAAACGAACAACGACAACTATTATTGCATTAG
- the LOC134185272 gene encoding uncharacterized protein LOC134185272, whose product MINSTNNSSASHQLPGITSIPFHLSLLIFSLLGIIGNTLVLVWRCTRRKDSRLHIVSLLIINLSFSDLLFCIQYLLREIMLVGAVFHSSEKSSYPFTNTDSSLCMTVVFLMFASSNCVVLTAVAIALHTLLSVTERRWTKPTVVTVVAIGWMISLTLAGLATSDLQNHIRAFRSAEPSVEFFSLIVMYGCTGDDRAEIYPVIVTGINFLSSIICCFLYAAFCIKMRRIQTMWGSNTVSDKNREAFIEMQIRFAFIALLNLACWWPACRLYWYSYFSDRTVFKGNFNPKTPEVAFLFTIIVSASNPVLYTVSWKWAVKLLRRICFRDRHFVNEERY is encoded by the coding sequence ATGATAAATTCTACGAACAACAGCAGCGCATCCCATCAACTGCCGGGAATCACATCAATTCCCTTCCACCTcagtctcttgatcttctctCTATTGGGAATCATCGGCAACACTCTCGTTCTCGTATGGCGTTGCACACGTCGGAAAGACTCGAGACTGCATATCGTCTCACTACTCATCATCAATCTCTCTTTCTCTGACCTCCTCTTCTGCATTCAATATCTTCTGCGTGAAATCATGCTGGTCGGTGCCGTCTTCCACTCTAGTGAGAAGAGCAGTTACCCATTCACCAATACAGACTCCAGTCTCTGTATGACGGttgtctttctcatgtttgCTTCGTCCAACTGTGTCGTTCTGACGGCAGTCGCCATCGCTCTTCACACGTTGTTGTCCGTCACCGAAAGACGGTGGACGAAACCGACAGTCGTGACGGTCGTGGCTATCGGATGGATGATTTCACTTACACTGGCAGGTTTGGCTACCTCAGACTTGCAAAATCACATAAGAGCGTTTCGCTCGGCGGAACCATCTGTGGAATTTTTCTCTTTGATTGTCATGTACGGATGCACCGGAGACGACCGAGCAGAGATATACCCAGTAATCGTTACAGGTATAAACTTTTTATCCTCAATTATATGCTGCTTTCTTTACGCTGCGTTCTGCATCAAGATGCGACGCATACAGACTATGTGGGGAAGCAATACCGTAAGTGATAAGAACAGGGAAGCTTTCATCGAGATGCAGATTCGTTTCGCTTTCATAGCGTTACTCAACTTGGCGTGCTGGTGGCCGGCATGTCGCCTCTACTGGTACTCATACTTTTCTGATCGGACTGTCTTCAAAGGTAACTTCAATCCTAAAACGCCAGAAGTGGCTTTCTTGTTTACTATTATTGTGAGTGCGTCCAATCCTGTTCTTTACACGGTGTCGTGGAAATGGGCTGTCAAGTTGCTGCGACGAATTTGCTTTCGTGATCGACATTTCGTAAATGAAGAACGGTACTAG